CGGGGCAAACTTCTCAAGTGCCTGAGCATAAGGCAAGATGGCCTGAAGAGAGTGATGAAAGTTTTTTGTCAGAGCAATATACAACAGATAATAAAGCTTAACAGACTAAACATGAACAATAAAACATTTCTTACTCTTGCAGGATATCCAAGAAATGTAACATTCCACACACTCAACAAACCTAGAAGTACCTGACTCAAGCAACACAAGAATCTGTTAGAAAATAATTATTTGGACTGAGATTATAAACATATAAATTTGTCGTAACATCTTACAGGTAGGTTCCTTTCAAATGAAGTGGAGTAGAAATGGTTATCAATGTTAGAAGCACCTTTCAGAAACCTTCagcaaggaaagaaaaagaagtgagAACATTCACAAGATTGTAACAGGAAACTAATCTTGATGTGTAATCCGTGGTCTAAAGTCTACAAAGTATAAATAACACTATCAGTTAGACTTTCTTtagattatttatattttttagcaTAACATTGAGAGTGAAAGAATTTGAGCATAACATTGGAGAAAAACAGATTGAAATTTATGATTAAATAGTCCAAGATTTACCATCATTATTATAAATCAGTTCACAGAATGGCCTTTCCAAAAGATGTCAACATATGGCACAGAAAGGTAGGTTCTTCATCATGGTGAGTGGATAACTGGGATATTCATAATGGGGCTTTAATATACAACATATGAGGCAATTGCAAATGAGCTCGATATGATGAAAAACGACAAAAACAAAAGTTCATAAACAGTCAAGCGGCTCACAGTATATAAGGTttcttcaacaacaacaacaaaagaaaaggtcataagtctcaactatttggggtcaactATATGGAACTTTTACCATtattgagatctgtaaaaagcTTTCAGCAATTTGTACAGTGATCCAAaaactatttggggtcggctacATAAGGTTTGCTCTTTCCAAAAGTTATTTTGAACTAACAGAAAGTATAAAAGGCAAGACTATTTGCTTCTATTGAATCATCATCAGATTAAAGGTCTTGTATTTTATTCACAAGGATAGATGTTGTATTTTATTCCAACTTCTTACCCATTTGCTGTCCAGATAGAATGGAATTGTTTCTCTGATGGTCAGTATCGTAGACATTCTGCCTCCAGCTTATATCCCCTTAGTGATTAATTAAATCAGTGAAATGCCTTCCTCTCAGAAGAAAGTTGGTAAAACAAGATAATACAATGATATCTAAGGGAGAAAATAAAATTCACAAAAATTGAAAGCAAGCAAGAATATTTAGAAAAGAAGATATTTGTTGAACTTCTGCTCCACATTGGCAAAATCAAGTTAGTCAAAATGCATCTCCTGCATTAATCAGCTTAAACTTTTTCATGACCCTTGTATGATCCTTTGTTTCCACAGAGATATGCTAAAATTGCAATTTAAAAGCACATATCATAAAGCAATCAAGGTTTCACTCAAAGTTCATTTAACTATGAAAAATTCTCTTGGTCTAAACACAAGTTTCTCTTTTAAAATCATTGCATTAAGAAAGATAAAGCATAAATTATCATACTTCTCAACAATTGGAAAACCATACTGGAGAGACAATGGAAGTACACCAACAGCACTGCAAACTGCATTAAAATTGACTTTGTCAACAGAACATCAAATAATTAAACATTTTCAATCATATGAACCACGACACGAGGATAACTACCACTATAGCGACCACCAACCCAATCCCAAAATGCAAAAGCATTAGCAGGGTCAATACCAAACTTCTCTACTAGCTGCataaatataacaaaattagGCAAAGAGTTGTGATGAAAGAAAGAATGAATGCAGCTGATACCCCTTTACAGTTTACACATTGCATTTTCTTCAAAGAAAATATATTGTAACAATCAGCAAAGGTAATCAAGAATATGGGAAGTTTAACACTATTGCAGCACAGTATACTGATATGGCAGGGCATGCTGTTTGGAAAACCATTGTTCTCGATAGCATAAGAGTTGGCCTATCCATGTGTTAGCACGACTCTCATGAATAAGTATGTGCTAGCCATGTCAACATGGAATTGCAATCCTTTATGATAAATCATAATATTTCTCAAATATTTTCGCGTTCAGGAACATTCTCACTAGTTCTGGCTTCTGTGTAGCCAATGACAAAAAACACATCTAAAATAAGGCAAACAAGTTGACATGATAGGGAAGCATCGCATTCAGGGTGAGGTGATGAAAATGGAAAACAAACTAGTAGATAGAGAAATATACTATACTCCGTTATTGCTTTGATTCTAGTGTTGAAGATCCAACGTGATATGCATCTTAGTATCCAATATCTCAGATGCTTTTACTTGGGAAATGAGATGGCATAGAATTATATGAAATCAACATATGGATATCATGATGTCGATATTATGATTGAATCCAAAAcagttatttaattttataatattctgcaCACATTGGAGCAATTTTAAAACTATTTTACATCTAAAAACTGACATACCAACATTAAAACTGGTTTTaatatattcttctcttctttcctcttctccaATTATAATTCTTCATATTTAAAAATCAATATTTATTGTGTTCAAGGATTTGGAAGCATTATTAAAATGGTGGACATATTTGTTTCACTATGTAAGAATTTTGCCAAAGTAAAAGAAAAGAGAGCACTACAACTGAAAATATAAATTTACCGTAAGATTTGTACTGACTGCCACCATGTGCTTTGCAACTGCCTGAGCCCTGGAGGAAGTGACAAAGAGTGACGTACCAGTACACAACAACTGAAACAAAGGAAGAATATTCTAAAAGAAGGTATTTTAAAAATGTGCTAACCCAAGAGCTGACGAGATCCATTCCCTCATTGTTCTAGCATTCAGCATGGTTTCAGCTGTTGTAAAAGTCTTTGAGACGACCACAACTGTATTAGCCAGTGACCACAAATGTAAGTAAAGAGGATCCATAAAAAATGTAAAGTGATACCAAaaatttccttttcaaaataaaatGTTGTAATTACCTAAGGTAGTTTCAGGATTTAATCCCTTGAGATTTCTAGCCACATCAACTGGATCCACATTTGCAAGACTGCAGGAAAAAGACATCAGATATAGGTTGTGACAAATCATGTTTATTTACTACAGGAATTTACATCATTGCATTTCTGAATCCTGCATCATACAGAGAAGAATTATGCAAGAAATTGCCGATGGCCTAGATACCCAAAAGTCAGTTGAATACAGAGTCATATGCTGAATACAATGTTTAATATGCTCAAAATTAACATGGCAAAGTTCACACATGTTGTGATGCAACAAGGACTGTGACAATCTGTTCCTCAGATACCAGAACCTACAAAACTTGTCATGACCAGATGAAAGCAGCATTCACTTTGGGGGATCAACCTAATATTTCCTTGAGGCCAAGAAGTCCATTTTATTGGATTGAGCTAATATTATCTATTTGAGGTCCTTATGCTATTGTCCACAAGATTCACATTGGGTCATAAAACATCTCAATCGAGCAATTTCCTGAAAAAGTAACTACTACTCAACAATTTCTCTTTTACACAATTAAAAGGTATAAGGAGCACGAGAAGACATTCATTAGTGTATCCAACTTTCTATTTAGAGAGTTAGggaaaacataaatagattccatATCCATCTCTATCTCATGCTAATGGTTTCTCAAATATCTTCAGTTATAGCCTAAATCTGCTTTTTTTGTTAGATCCCCCACTACAAATACAAACCTACATATGTGATGaagtcttaaaaaaattataagttcaATATTGGAATTTACAGACTCAAATTAGCTGTGATGATGGCATCCTGAAAAGCAAACCTTCTaaagaaacaaaagcaagatATATCCCTTCATCAGAGTTCCATGCATATATCTTTTTATGAATTGACCACTAATTATGTTTACTTACAATCGCAGCTGTCGTCCTTTGGCACAATCTGCAGACTCTGGATCTGAAAGATTTCAAGATACGATGACTTGTAAGAAAGCTGTGTCCATTTATTTTGGAATTGATGGATTATCACCTTCGGAAATAGCTTTGTCAATGAACACATAGGTAACAATGATTTACCTGTCTGAAGAGCAGTGTGCACAAATAATGGGCCTAAAAAGCTGCCACCAATACCAATGGCCACAACATCTTTTAATGCCTTCCCTGTCGCTCCAACCTGAGACATTTACTAATTAAAACCAAGGACTGGTGTTTTAGAAATGGAGATCAAGCAATTTGGACATGCTTCTTACCCAAGATCCACTTCGCACCCGATCAGAGAAATCTTTAATCTTGTCCAAGACATCCCAAACATCAGGTACCACATTTTTCCCATCACTGCAAATAACTTTATCTCTTGGAGCTCGCAAAGCAATATGCAGAACGGACCTATTCTCAGTACTGTTTATCTGAATAATGTAAAAGATGAGAGTGACAAAGTTCATCAATGACTATTCATCAAACTTATTAAGCCTGTAGAATAAGAACAATCTACTTTAACATTGTTATAAGAAAAAGTAAAACTAAAAACCTTAACTGACTAAAAGTAAGCTCTATTTCTGCCTAAATTTTATGGCAGGCCAATCTAGAAAATCTACTGAAACTGATTCAACAACCATATAAAGGACCTCTATTCTTCTTCTAGAATCAATTTGACATCATAAAACCAGGAGGAAATCCCTCCCAATAACAAAATTGCAAAGCATTATAAGAAATTCTTCACAGAAATCACAGCTTGATGTTGAGGAGGCTACACGGAATAAGGATTGACAAATATCTACTCACTAAAGCTAAACAAAAATATCTAGACATCAAATTATGTGTCCGAAGGTTCTACTTACGTGCTCTCCATTGTACATGCTGTCAATTTTTTTCCTAAGATCCGCTGCCTGCAACAATTCAATGGATcaaaaataagagaaatatcctaaTACTATGAATGTGAATGCAGAATTTCCCACCTCTGCTAGTTTGAAAAGCTTTTCTGTAGTGTCAAGGCGAGCACGTTGCCGTGAATAGTCTAAAATAATTCCATCAAACTCTCTGTTAAATGGGTTGAAAGCCACATCAACAAAGCTCAAAATGAATTAGAAGTAGCAAAAGACACATATGGTTGATGGTAGATGACACAAATGATGAGTATCATACACCATCATCGACTGGCACCGATCGACGTCATTCATCAGATCTCGTAAGTGTGTCTTTTCTATCACATTAATATGTTCCTGCAGAATGACAGAACATCAACTTGGTGCCATCCATGAAAGTACTTAGGCCAAATGACACCAAAATATTGATAAAAGTCCCACCTTCAAGTCCTTCCATGGTTCTGTGTCACATATAAGAGCTGTCGAAGCCATTACCGTCTGAAACAGTACATGATATCATCTTATCACCTCGTCAGTGTGGAAATATAATGCTAAATTATGCCTTCCTTTTGTGAATTCTTAAGAAAACCATGTTGTGAAGTTTGTTAAATATGTTAAAGAGCAGCAGATAATGCACAGAATCTGAAATACGAGAAAGGTGCTCAACAGCTCTGGAAAAGTGACCGCATTGATGACAATCTCAATAATTGTACATTTGACTGGTTAACAAAAGATATTCCTATAACTGATCAATGGAAGAATGCCTTAAACATATTCAACATGAAAATAATCTCACTTCAAATTTTAAAGCAGAGGGCAGACTCATCAACATCTTTAAAAAGGATTAAACTTTTGACAGCCACCTAATtataaagagaagaagaaagatatTCTACACATCATCAGCCAGGATTACGTTAATGGGGCAAAGAGTCAGATCGAGTCTTTTCACTGTTAGGAATTAGCTAGATAGATTCTTTTCTAATCTAAAACTGACTTTTACTAAATTTAACATACGACGCCGCTCAAGTCCGACTTTGCCTGCAAAGATTTAAGTAAGAACACCCCAACAATTGCACGAAAAGAAAGGAATAATTGATATGAACCTCGACTTCAGAATCCGCTCGAGACTCCACAATCCACGTCCTTGCCTCCTGTGTTTAGATCAGGATTTAACGAGCATGAATAAAGACTAAAAAGGGAAGAGAATTGATGGAGAACAGAAGAAACAAGAAAGCAGAAGGCTTGCGCGTAATCCCAGTGGAGATCAGATGGAGGAGAGCACCTCTTCCACAAGAACGCAAGAACCCTTTTCCGGATAGCTCGTCGATTCAATGTACTCGCATCGCCATCGTTCGTGAGACCGGGGGCGGCTTAAATGGCCGGGCTGTAAACGTATCGGATCGAATCGGACCGCGTCCATTCTTGTCCGATCCGTCTCTCAAGAGATCCGATAATAAGCTGGCTTATCTCTTTGGTTTGATGCAAAGAGGCTTAAAATATAAGAGAAGAAAGAGGACAACTGAAGGGGAAAATAAATTAGGATTGGGAACATATTTATTCGATTGATCCAAATAAATTTAGATACTTGAATATTATGTAATCAccgatgatttttttttctcctttaatataaattaattatcataaataataattttttttctatttaaattattaatttcctTATTtgtataatataatttaaaaataattaaaaattttatgaatcaattaaataattaatttatttattttctaacaagtGATGTgttttttagaaagtaaatagttcaaattatatttttgtgtgtgagccataaaaaaataaatatttaaatttaaagatatttttttctataaattatgaataataaaaataataatttaatttaatttattatttgtttATAAAATAGGACGTGACATAATAGTTGACATTCCTACCTAAAATTACGGTAGTTGAATAAAATATGCATCTTATTCTAAAGTATATAAAAGTTGATGCAAAATTTAATTAGGTTTCTGctgtcatctttttttttattgtattgGGTGGGGACTTGCGCATGGCTGCGATGCTTGGTTTTTTAGTCAGACCCAACGTATGACTTGACAATTATCTCTAGAGTCGGTTCAAATTAAATCCAAATTGAACCGGTTCGATAGTTTTTCGATTCCAAATCGAATCGATAGCTGTTTTGGGTGATTCAGTTTTGGGAATCAAAATCGATAATTTCAGTGTTTGTTCGAAAGTAATTATATCAACAATAGTCTtaagataaatatttatatttttttttatcaataataactATGGAGAAAAATTTTAGTATAAGACGACAAAGCCCATTCGAGTTGAGCCTCGAATTAGTTAAGACTCAACGGTTGgatcgagaaaaaaaaaataaaaataaaatattatccatgCATACTATATTTGAGCAACTGCTCATCC
This DNA window, taken from Musa acuminata AAA Group cultivar baxijiao chromosome BXJ3-7, Cavendish_Baxijiao_AAA, whole genome shotgun sequence, encodes the following:
- the LOC103990322 gene encoding glucose-6-phosphate isomerase, cytosolic isoform X1, with the translated sequence MASTALICDTEPWKDLKEHINVIEKTHLRDLMNDVDRCQSMMVEFDGIILDYSRQRARLDTTEKLFKLAEAADLRKKIDSMYNGEHINSTENRSVLHIALRAPRDKVICSDGKNVVPDVWDVLDKIKDFSDRVRSGSWVGATGKALKDVVAIGIGGSFLGPLFVHTALQTDPESADCAKGRQLRFLANVDPVDVARNLKGLNPETTLVVVVSKTFTTAETMLNARTMREWISSALGAQAVAKHMVAVSTNLTLVEKFGIDPANAFAFWDWVGGRYSVCSAVGVLPLSLQYGFPIVEKFLKGASNIDNHFYSTSFERNLPVLLGLLSVWNVTFLGYPARAILPYAQALEKFAPHIQQVSMESNGKGVSIDGVPLPFEAGEIDFGEPGTNGQHSFYQLIHQGRVIPCDFIGSIKSQQPIYLKGEVVSNHDELMSNFFAQPDALAYGKNPEQLLHENVPDHLIPHKTFSGNRPSLSLLLPSFDAYNIGQLLAIYEHRIAVEGFIWGINSFDQWGVELGKVLATQVRKQLHLSRTEGGPVQGFNFSTTTLLTKYLEVEPGNPSDSNELPRL
- the LOC103990322 gene encoding glucose-6-phosphate isomerase, cytosolic 1 isoform X2, translated to MYNGEHINSTENRSVLHIALRAPRDKVICSDGKNVVPDVWDVLDKIKDFSDRVRSGSWVGATGKALKDVVAIGIGGSFLGPLFVHTALQTDPESADCAKGRQLRFLANVDPVDVARNLKGLNPETTLVVVVSKTFTTAETMLNARTMREWISSALGAQAVAKHMVAVSTNLTLVEKFGIDPANAFAFWDWVGGRYSVCSAVGVLPLSLQYGFPIVEKFLKGASNIDNHFYSTSFERNLPVLLGLLSVWNVTFLGYPARAILPYAQALEKFAPHIQQVSMESNGKGVSIDGVPLPFEAGEIDFGEPGTNGQHSFYQLIHQGRVIPCDFIGSIKSQQPIYLKGEVVSNHDELMSNFFAQPDALAYGKNPEQLLHENVPDHLIPHKTFSGNRPSLSLLLPSFDAYNIGQLLAIYEHRIAVEGFIWGINSFDQWGVELGKVLATQVRKQLHLSRTEGGPVQGFNFSTTTLLTKYLEVEPGNPSDSNELPRL